In Ascochyta rabiei chromosome 18, complete sequence, one DNA window encodes the following:
- a CDS encoding Isocitrate dehydrogenase (NAD(+)) — protein MTGSSNVNTSAAMLLPRILAPVRASIQTPSTFILPASRVIDALRTANGASAHAPSLSLVRHSAHQAQGRANGAKDGPGKRLGAKKSGGEYVIPGNIIFRQRGTHWFPGENCKFGRDHCIFATESGYVRYYKDPLKHPKRQYIGVALEKDHQLPYPRNAPRARRLGFVAVPVTQTEASAQVVVNDLHVREGSGSDSSIVDTPRHGKVISKANKGYAFREANWEIGRAAEKANVQVKKFVPGDRWAAWRKSNARIQANIERKKLRNAGKKTGKPKKRQQRA, from the exons ATGACGGGCAGCAGCAACGTCAACACCAGCGCAGCCATGCTGCTCCCACGGATACTCGCGCCCGTACGCGCATCGATCCAGACGCCCTCGACCTTCATCCTCCCAGCCTCTCGCGTCATCGATGCCCTCCGTACCGCGAACGGCGCCTCCGCACACGCACCGAGCCTGTCGCTCGTCAGACATTCAGCCCATCAGGCCCAAGGGCGAGCCAACGGTGCCAAGGACGGGCCAGGAAAGCGACTGGGTGCGAAGAAGAGCGGAG GAGAGTATGTGATCCCCGGAAACATCATCTTCCGCCAGCGCGGCACACACTGGTTCCCCGGAGAGAACTGCAAATTCGGCCGTGACCACTGTATCTTTGCCACCGAGTCTGGATACGTTCGATACTACAAGGACCCGCTCAAGCACCCCAAGCGCCAGTACATTGGCGTGGCGCTCGAGAAAGACCACCAACTGCCCTACCCACGAAACGCCCCCCGAGCGAGACGGTTGGGCTTCGTTGCCGTGCCAGTCACCCAGACAGAGGCGAGCGCGCAGGTGGTGGTCAACGATCTGCACGTCCGAGAAGGCTCGGGCAGCGACAGCAGCATCGTGGACACACCGCGGCACGGAAAGGTCATCTCCAAGGCCAACAAGGGATACGCTTTCCGCGAAGCCAACTGGGAGATTGGTCGCGCAGCGGAGAAGGCGAATGTGCAGGTCAAGAAGTTCGTCCCTGGCGACCGATGGGCCGCGTGGCGCAAGTCGAACGCCAGAATACAGGCCAACATCGAGAGGAAGAAGCTGAGGAACGCCGGAAAGAAGACTGGGAAGCCGAAGAAGAGGCAGCAGAGGGCCTGA
- a CDS encoding Dynamin GTPase has translation MAANPNAINVNDPSLITLVNKLQDVFTTVGVQNPIDLPQIAVVGSQSSGKSSVLENIVGRDFLPRGSGIVTRRPLILQLINRAAQSNGVKAEEVKTSDAESNVDEWGEFLHIPGQKFHDFNKIREEIIRETEAKTGRNAGISPAPINLRIYSPNVLTLTLVDLPGLTRVPVGDQPRDIERQIQEMVLKQISKPNAIILAVTAANTDLANSDGLKLAREVDPEGQRTIGVLTKVDLMDEGTDVVDILAGRIIPLRLGYVPVVNRGQRDIENKKAISHALEHEKQFFENHKAYRNKASYCGTPYLARKLNLILMMHIKQTLPDIKARIASSLQKYQLELGQLGNSMLGNSSNIVLNMITEFTNEYRGVLDGNNQELSATELSGGARISFVYHELYANGVKAVDPFDQVKDVDIRTVLYNSSGSSPALFVGTTAFELIVKQQIKRLEDPSLKCVSLVYDELIRILGQLLNKPTFRRYPALKEKLYAVVVQFFKKAMDPTNKLVRDLVGMESIYINTGHPDFINGSRAMAIVHERHNSAKPQQVDPKTGKPIAPQVPPRSMSPTLGSEEGGGFFGSFFASKNKKKMAAMEPPPATLKASGTLSEKEAQEVEVIKLLITSYFNIVRRTMIDMVPKAIMLNLVSWSRENMQGELLTNMYKTDELDELLKESEYTVRRRKDCQQMVESLTKAQEIVNQVQ, from the exons ATGGCGGCAAACCCTAATGC CATCAACGTCAACGACCCCAGCTTGATCACCCTCGTGAACAAGCTGCAAGACGTCTTCACCACAGTTGGA GTGCAAAACCCCATAGACCTGCCCCAGATCGCCGTCGTTGGGTCGCAGTCCAGCGGAAAGAGCTCGGTGCTCGAGAACATTGTCGGTCGCGATTT CCTGCCTCGAGGCTCCGGCATCGTCACCCGAAGACCGCTCATCCTGCAGCTCATCAACCGCGCCGCGCAATCGAACGGAGTAAAGGCCGAGGAGGTCAAGACCAGCGATGCCGAGTCCAACGTCGACGAGTGGGGAGAGTTCCTGCACATTCCCGGCCAGAAGTTCCACGACTTCAACAAGATCAGAGAGGAGATCATCCGCGAGACAGAGGCAAAGACGGGACGCAATGCCGGCATTTCACCAGCACCCATCAACCTGAGGATATACTCGCCCAACGTCCTGACGCTCACGCTTGTCGATCTGCCCGGTTTGACACGAGTGCCGGTCGGAGACCAGCCGAGGGACATTGAGCGACAGATCCAAGAAATGGTCCTGAAGCAGATCAGCAAGCCCAACGCCATCATCCTCGCCGTCACTGCCGCAAACACCGATTTGGCCAACTCGGACGGTCTGAAGCTGGCGCGAGAGGTCGACCCCGAGGGTCAGCGAACAATTGGTGTGTTGACAAAGGTCGATCTGATGGACGAGGGAACAGACGTGGTCGACATTCTCGCCGGCCGCATCATTCCTCTGCGCTTGGGCTACGTCCCGGTCGTGAACCGTGGGCAAAGGGATATCGAGAACAAGAAGGCCATCTCCCACGCTCTGGAGCACGAGAAGCAGTTTTTCGAGAACCACAAGGCCTACCGCAACAAGGCTTCCTACTGCGGCACACCGTATCTTGCTCGCAAGCTCAACCTG ATCCTCATGATGCACATCAAGCAGACACTCCCCGACATCAAAGCGCGTATTGCATCATCTCTGCAAAAGTACCAGCTCGAGCTTGGCCAACTCGGAAACTCCATGCTCGGCAACAGTTCGAACATCGTTCTCAACATGATCACAGAGTTCACCAACGAGTACAGGGGCGTTCTCGACGGCAACAACCAGGAGCTGTCCGCGACAGAGCTCTCGGGTGGTGCGCGTATTTCCTTTGTCTACCACGAACTGTACGCGAACGGCGTCAAGGCTGTAGATCCCTTCGACCAGGTCAAGGACGTTGATATCAGGACTGTGCTCTACAACTCTTCCGGTTCCTCTCCTGCGCTGTTCGTTGGAACAACAGCATTCGAGCTCATTGTCAAGCAGCAGATCAAGCGACTGGAGGACCCCAGCTTGAAGTGTGTGAGCCTGGTCTACGACGAGTTGATCCGCATCCTTGGCCAGCTCCTGAACAAGCCGACTTTCAGGCGGTACCCCGCGCTCAAGGAGAAGTTGTATGCGGTTGTTGTTCAATTCTTCAAGAAGGCCATGGACCCCACCAACAAGCTCGTCCGTGACCTCGTCGGTATGGAGTCCATCTACATCAACACTGGCCACCCCGACTTCATCAACGGTTCGCGTGCTATGGCCATTGTGCACGAGCGACACAACTCTGCCAAGCCGCAGCAGGTGGACCCTAAAACGGGCAAGCCCATCGCACCCCAGGTCCCCCCTCGATCGATGTCACCTACCCTTGGAAGCGAGGAGGGCGGCGGTTTCTTTGGCTCGTTCTTCGCTAGtaagaacaagaagaagatggCGGCTATGGAGCCACCGCCAGCAACACTGAAGGCCTCTGGTACTCTTTCGGAGAAGGAGGCGCAGGAGGTGGAAGTCATCA AGCTCCTCATTACATCCTACTTCAACATCGTCCGCCGCACAATGATCGACATGGTCCCCAAGGCCATCATGCTTAACCTTGTTTCGTGGTCGAGGGAGAACATGCAGGGCGAGCTTCTCACCAACATGTACAAGACTGACGAGCTCGACGAGCTGCTGAAGGAGTCGGAGTACACCGTCAGGAGGCGGAAGGACTGCCAGCAGATGGTGGAGAGTCTGACAAAGGCACAGGAGATTGTCAACCAAGTGCAGTAG
- a CDS encoding Alpha-methylacyl-CoA racemase — protein MANASYQPPPLTGLRVLEFAGLAPGPFAGMLLADYGATVLRLDRAPAHKSGAPSDQLTRRKTSICVNMKTPSGLELIRKIVPIVDIIIDPFRPGVLEKAGLGPDVLLKLNPRLIVARMTGFRRDGKYSAMAGHDINYIAVSGVLSLFGRKGEKPYPPGNLMGDFAGGGAMCFIGILLALLARERSGIGQVVEANMVDGSAILATMPRLGMKSQIWGAERGTNMLDGGAPFYDTYETRDGKYMAVGAIEPQFWAALLKGLELKPSDLPGSRDNKADWPKLKDLFTAVFKRKTRDEWEAIFDGTDACCTPVFTQPELEAQGFDQRPAVTLKSSPALAVHEGEDSRPAAVGQGIGLEGSGWIERGLKAGDGGEETLTRWTGWTKGRQFVDESGLLGWKDAAKL, from the exons ATGGCGAACGCATCCTACCAACCACCGCCGCTCACCGGGCTGCGCGTACTCGAGTTCGCAGGCCTCGCGCCAG GGCCATTTGCAGGCATGCTGCTAGCCGACTACGGCGCAACCGTGCTGCGGCTCGACCGCGCGCCAGCCCACAAGTCCGGCGCGCCCAGCGACCAGCTCACGCGGCGCAAGACCAGCATCTGCGTGAACATGAAGACGCCATCCGGGCTCGAGCTCATCAGAAAAATCGTCCCCATCGTAGACATCATCATCGACCCCTTCCGGCCCGGCGTGCTCGAAAAAGCTGGACTGGGTCCTGACGTGCTGCTGAAGCTCAATCCGAGATTGATAGTGGCGCGCATGACGGGGTTTAGGAGAGACGGGAAGTACAGCGCCATGGCGGGGCACGACATAAACTACATTGCTGTCTCCGGCGTCTTGTCGTTGTTTGGGCGCAAGGGAGAAAAACCGTACCCGCCCGGCAACCTCATGGGCGACTTTGCTGGCGGCGGTGCCATGTGCTTTATCGGTATCTTGCTGGCGTTGCTGGCGAGAGAGAGGAGCGGGATCGGACAGGTGGTCGAGGCGAATATGGTGGACGGTAGTGCGATTCTTGCGACGATGCCGAGGCTGGGGATGAAGAGCCAGATTTGGGGAGCGGAGAGGGGCACCAACATGCTGGACGGCGGGGCGCCCTTTTACGACACTTACGAGACCAGGGATGGAAAGTACATGGCTGT TGGTGCGATCGAGCCACAGTTCTGGGCTGCGCTGCTCAAGGGCCTTGAGCTGAAGCCGTCTGATCTGCCCGGTAGTCGTGACAACAAGGCTGACTGGCCAAAGCTGAAGGACCTCTTCACCGCCGTGTTCAAGAGGAAGACGCGCGATGAGTGGGAGGCCATCTTTGACGGTACAGACGCCTGTTGTACACCAGTATTTACCCAGCCAGAATTGGAAGCGCAAGGGTTCGACCAGCGGCCGGCGGTAACGCTGAAGTCGTCGCCAGCATTGGCTGTCCACGAAGGCGAGGATTCGAGGCCTGCCGCTGTGGGGCAGGGCATTGGTCTGGAAGGTAGCGGATGGATCGAGCGGGGATTGAAGGCTGGCGACGGCGGAGAAGAGACGCTTACGAGGTGGACAGGGTGGACCAAGGGTCGACAGTTTGTTGACGAGAGCGGCCTGCTGGGATGGAAGGACGCGGCGAAGCTATGA
- a CDS encoding AP-1 adaptor complex mu subunit Apm1 gives MASAVFFLDLKGKTLLARNYRGDIPMSAVDKFPVLLSEAEEESSAVPPCFSNEGINYLYIRHNNLYLLALTKRNTNAAEILLFLHKIVEVFTEYFKELEEESIRDNFVVIYELLDEMMDFGYPQTTETKILQEYITQESHKLEVQARPPIAVTNAVSWRSEGIRYRKNEVFLDVVESLNLLVSANGNVLRSEILGAIKMKCYLSGMPELRLGLNDKAMFETTGRATRGKAVEMEDVKFHQCVRLSRFENDRTISFIPPDGEFELMSYRLNTQVKPLIWVECIVESHSGSRIEYMLKAKAQFKRRSTANNVQISIPVPEDADTPRFRTNIGTVHYAPETSSIVWKIKQFGGGKEFLMRAELGLPSVRGDDEKGGGMMGGFGGSMGGVGGGKAKRPINVKFEIPYFTTSGIQVRYLKIIEPKLQYPSLPWVRYITQSGDIAVRLPDVA, from the exons ATGGCGTCAGCGGTGTTCTTTCTCGACCTGAAGGGCAAA ACCCTGCTGGCGCGCAACTACCGCGGTGACATTCCCATGTCGGCGGTCGACAAGTTCCCCGTGCTGCTCAGTGAGGCCGAAGAAGAGAGCTCTGCCGTGCCGCCATGCTTCTCCAACGAAGGCATCAACTACCTCTACATTCGCCATAACAACCTGTACCTGCTCGCCCTCACCAAGCGCAACACCAACGCCGCCGAGATCCTGCTCTTCCTCCACAAGATCGTCGAGGTCTTTACAGAATACTTCAAGGAGCTCGAGGAGGAAAGCATACGAGACAACTTTGTCGTCATCTACGAGCTGCTGGACGAAATGATGGACTTTGGCTACCCGCAAACGACCGAAACCAAGATCCTGCAAGAGTACATCACACAAGAATCGCACAAACTCGAGGTGCAGGCACGGCCGCCCATTGCAGTCACCAATGCTGTCAGCTGGCGAAGTGAGGGCATTCGCTACCGCAAAAACGAAGTCTTCCTCGATGTTGTGGAGTCGCTCAACCTCCTGGTCTCGGCAAACGGAAACGTGTTGCGCTCGGAGATCTTGGGTGCGATCAAGATGAAGTGCTACCTCTCCGGTATGCCTGAGCTGCGCTTGGGCTTGAACGACAAGGCTATGTTTGAGACCACCGGGAGGGCGACACGAGGAAAGGCGGTCGAGATGGAAGACGTCAAGTTTCATCAGTGTGTGCGATTGTCAAGATTCGAGAACGACCGAACGATCAGCTTCATCCCGCCCGACGGCGAGTTTGAACTGATGAGCTACCGCCTCAACACACAGGTGAAGCCTTTGATCTGGGTCGAATGCATAGTAGAGAGTCACTCTGGAAGCAGGATAGAATACATGCTCAAG GCCAAGGCACAGTTCAAGCGGCGAAGCACAGCAAACAATGTCCAGATTTCGATACCCGTTCCTGAAGACGCCGATACACCTCGCTTCCGCACAAACATCGGTACGGTACACTACGCTCCTGAGACATCCTCGATCGTCTGGAAGATTAAGCAATTTGGAGGAGGAAAGGAGTTCTTGATGCGCGCAGAACTTGGCTTACCCTCTGTACGGGGTGATGACGAGAAGGGTGGCGGTATGATGGGTGGTTTCGGTGGAAGCATGGGAGGTGTTGGCGGAGGAAAGGCAAAGAGGCCGATCAACGTCAAGTTCGAGATTCCATACTTCACAACAAGTGGTATCCAAGTTCGGTACCTCAAGATCATCGAGCCAAAG CTCCAATACCCGTCGCTGCCCTGGGTGCGGTACATTACTCAGTCTGGCGATATCGCTGTACGATTACCGGACGTGGCTTAG
- a CDS encoding H(+)-transporting two-sector ATPase, giving the protein MLNRPRLTKRPSLLDLIQKKNISYISTFASSSSLFEDDVEPRTVPLPRSPPPTPHREDVSEPPPPPIALTEDSKQQRKEKQAATMGPKPKKQQEKPQSQQAEGKQPDGQVFSVSGPVIVAENMIGVAMYELVRVGHDNLVGEVIRIDNDKATIQVYEETAGVTVGDPVTRSGQPLSVELGPGLMETIYDGIQRPLKGIADDSNSIYIPRGIDLPALDRKKKWDFTPGSLKVGDHITGGDVFGTVFENSLLSEHKILLPPRARGTITRIAEKGSYTVDEKILEIEFNGTKSEHSMMHRWPVRVPRPSNEKLSSDRPLIVGQRVLDSLFPSVQGGTVCIPGAFGCGKTVISQSLSKFSNSDIIVYVGCGERGNEMAEVLMDFPELTIEVNGKKEPIMKRTTLIANTSNMPVAAREASIYTGITVAEYFRDQGKDVAMMADSSSRWAEALREISGRLGEMPADQGFPAYLSAKLASFYERAGRVTALGSPERHGSVSIVGAVSPPGGDFSDPVTTSTLNIVQVFWGLDKKLAQRKHFPSVNTSISYSKYTTPLDKYYAENNPDFPRLRDRIKELLTTSDDLDQVVQLVGKSALGDSDKITLDVATLLKEDFLQQNGYSDYDQFCPLWKTEWMMKNMMAFHDEAQKAVAQGHSWPKVRDATSEIQSQLRSMKFEVPSEGEEAITKKYEQLLQKLTEKFASVIDE; this is encoded by the exons ATGCTCAATCGCCCTCGCCTCACCAAGCGCCCTTCTCTGCTCGACCTCATCCAGAAGAAGAACATCTCCTACATATCGACCTTtgcgagcagcagcagcctgtTCGAAGACGACGTCGAGCCGCGCACGGTCCCGCTCCCCAGGAGcccaccgccaacaccgcaCCGCGAAGACGTCAGCgaaccaccaccgccacccaTCGCATTGACCGAGGACAGCAAGCAGCAACGCAAAGAGAAGCAAGCAGCAACGATGGGCCCG AAACCAAAGAAGCAGCAGGAGAAGCCCCAGTCGCAGCAGGCCGAGGGCAAGCAACCTGATG GCCAGGTCTTCTCCGTCTCCGG TCCCGTCATCGTGGCCGAGAACATGATTGGTGTTGCCATGTACGAACTT GTCCGTGTTGGCCACGACAACCTCGTCGGAGAAGTCATTCGGATTGATAACGACAAGGCCACCATTCAGGTGTACGAGGAGACTG CTGGCGTCACCGTGGGCGACCCTGTCACAAGGTCCGGACAGCCTTTGTCCGTCGAGCTTGGCCCTGGTCTCATGGAGACAATCTACGACGGTATCCAGCGTCCCCTCAAGGGTATCGCCGACGACTCCAACTCGATCTACATCCCCCGTGGTATCGACCTGCCCGCCCTCGACCGCAAGAAGAAGTGGGACTTCACACCCGGCAGCCTCAAGGTTGGCGACCACATCACGGGTGGAGATGTCTTCGGTACCGTCTTTGAGAACTCCCTGCTCAGCGAGCACAAGATCCTCCTCCCGCCCCGTGCGCGTGGAACTATCACCCGCATCGCCGAGAAGGGCAGCTACACCGTTGACGAGAAGATTCTCGAGATCGAGTTCAACGGCACCAAGTCTGAGCACAGCATGATGCACCGATGGCCTGTGCGAGTGCCTCGCCCTTCCAACGAGAAGCTGTCGTCCGACCGGCCCCTCATTGTCGGCCAGCGTGTCTTGGACTCGCTTTTCCCCTCCGTTCAGGGTGGTACCGTCTGCATTCCTGGCGCTTTCGGTTGTGGAAAGACTGTCATTTCCCAGTCGCTGTCCAAGTTCTCCAACTCTGACATCATCGTCTACGTCGGAT GTGGTGAGCGCGGTAACGAGATGGCTGAAGTCCTGATGGACTTCCCCGAGCTGACCATCGAGGTCAACGGCAAGAAGGAGCCCATTATGAAGCGTACAACGCTTATCGCCAACACCTCAAACATGCCCGTGGCTGCCCGTGAAGCCTCCATCTACACCGGA ATTACGGTAGCAGAATATTTTCGCGACCAGGGCAAGGACGTCGCCATGATGGCTGACTCGTCCTCGCGATGGGCTGAGGCGCTCCGTGAAATTTCGGGTCGTCTGGGTGAAATGCCGGCTGATCAGGGATTCCCCGCTTACCTCAGCGCCAAGCTCGCGTCCTTCTACGAGCGCGCCGGTCGCGTCACTGCTCTCGGTAGCCCCGAGCGTCACGGATCGGTTTCCATTGTCGGTGCCGTCAGTCCTCCGGGTGGTGATTTCTCCGACCCTGTCACGACGAGTACACTCAACATTGTGCAAGTCTTCTGGGGACTCGACAAGAAGCTCGCTCAGCGAAAGCATTTCCCCTCGGTCAACACGTCCATCAGTTACTCCAAGTACACAACGCCGCTCGACAAGTACTATGCGGAGAACAACCCCGACTTCCCTCGCCTTCGCGACCGCATCAAGGAGCTTCTCACAACATCCGACGACCTCGACCAGGTGGTGCAGCTCGTGGGTAAGTCCGCGCTGGGCGACTCTGACAAGATTACGCTCGATGTTGCGACCCTGCTCAAGGAAGACTTCCTGCAGCAGAACGGTTACTCGGACTACGACCAGTTCTGTCCGCTGTGGAAGACGGAGTGGATGATGAAGAACATGATGGCGTTCCACGACGAGGCACAGAAGGCAGTTGCCCAGGGACACAGCTGGCCCAAGGTCCGAGACGCGACCTCTGAGATTCAGAGCCAGCTGCGCAGCATGAAGTTCGAGGTACCTTCTGAAGGCGAGGAGGCCATCACGAAGAAG TACGAGCAGCTGTTGCAGAAGCTGACGGAGAAGTTCGCCTCTGTCATTGACGAGTAG